A single genomic interval of Antarcticibacterium arcticum harbors:
- a CDS encoding SusC/RagA family TonB-linked outer membrane protein — MKKITFFLIALFGSFFSMYAQTISVQGKVTDQNNLPLLGVNVLVKNATKGTTTDFDGDYLIKVSQNDILVFSYLGFESQEFPITGSQTLNVVLQEDADALEEVVVVGYGTQKKSVNTGAISSVKAEELEAVPNGRIEQTLQGRVSGVTIASNSGQPGSSSTVRVRGLTTFDTYGGNTPLWVVDGVIVDAGGIGFLNQQDIESIEVLKDAASLAIYGARAAAGVILVTTKKGKKGRFNVNYTGTYGFSSPEKTVKLLNASQYAAIMNEKSVAAGGNILYPDLSGFGEGTDWQRAIFNDNAKRESHEFSLSGGNDVSNFYASFGLLDNAGIVTPEISQYQKKGMRLNSTHKISDMFKVGQTFGYTHQKYVGLGNTNSEYGGPLSSALNLDPITPIVVTDPAVANTNLYTSNPVFRDVNGNPYGISTIVGQEMTNPVAYVLTRLGNSDYADDFVGNAFLEISPLEQLTFRTSIGGNLAFWGGDFYTPEYFLSPTVGTSQNSLSRNTNKGFGWNIENTLSYGDTFGKHDFTLLLGQGTYVNGINSGTYTIYQNLPVTSFRDASFNYEVPVSQRIGSAYTGNEHRVISLFSRLNYNYDEKYLFTGIIRRDGSSNFGPNNKFGIFPSFSAGWNVSNEDFWNQNETVNSLKLRAGYGVTGNDAIAPNGYLALINGGRNYTFGRTGDQISIGYSPNAPANPDLKWEETSQLNIGADARLFQNLTMTLEYYKKKTSGILQYFDIPGYVGATGSPLGNVADMENRGVELELGYNRKFGDLNFSANGNVSYLENEVTFLGEGKEFITNGAAGFQSMGISPGRRLVKPITLSTDSGQQVSSKQGKKSTPIEMGMEI; from the coding sequence ATGAAGAAAATTACATTTTTCTTAATTGCCCTTTTTGGCAGTTTCTTTTCAATGTATGCGCAAACGATTTCGGTGCAAGGAAAGGTGACTGATCAAAATAATTTACCCTTACTTGGGGTGAATGTATTGGTTAAAAATGCAACCAAGGGTACAACAACAGATTTTGACGGAGACTATTTAATAAAAGTTTCCCAAAATGACATTTTAGTGTTTTCTTATTTAGGCTTCGAAAGCCAGGAATTTCCAATTACCGGATCACAAACTTTAAATGTGGTTCTTCAGGAGGATGCAGATGCCTTGGAGGAAGTGGTTGTTGTGGGATATGGGACACAAAAGAAAAGTGTCAATACCGGTGCGATCTCCTCGGTAAAGGCAGAAGAACTTGAAGCTGTTCCTAATGGCAGGATCGAACAAACTTTACAGGGTAGGGTATCTGGGGTAACAATTGCATCCAATTCGGGACAACCAGGATCTTCCTCAACCGTTAGGGTGAGGGGTCTTACTACTTTTGATACTTATGGTGGAAATACTCCACTATGGGTAGTGGATGGAGTAATTGTAGATGCGGGAGGTATTGGATTCCTTAACCAACAGGATATTGAATCTATTGAGGTTTTAAAAGATGCAGCCTCTCTCGCTATATATGGTGCCAGGGCCGCAGCTGGTGTTATCCTGGTAACAACTAAAAAAGGTAAAAAAGGAAGATTCAATGTGAATTACACGGGCACTTATGGGTTTTCTTCTCCAGAGAAAACAGTAAAGCTACTTAATGCTTCCCAGTATGCTGCAATTATGAATGAAAAATCTGTAGCTGCAGGTGGAAATATATTGTATCCCGATCTTTCGGGTTTTGGAGAAGGAACAGATTGGCAAAGAGCTATTTTTAATGATAATGCCAAAAGGGAATCTCATGAGTTTAGTTTAAGTGGAGGAAATGACGTATCTAACTTTTATGCGTCTTTCGGTCTATTGGATAATGCAGGTATTGTTACGCCTGAGATTTCTCAGTATCAAAAGAAGGGTATGCGATTAAACTCCACTCATAAAATATCCGATATGTTCAAGGTGGGACAAACTTTTGGTTATACCCATCAAAAATATGTAGGATTAGGAAATACCAACAGTGAATATGGTGGTCCTTTAAGTTCAGCGCTCAACCTGGATCCTATTACTCCTATAGTTGTAACAGATCCTGCTGTTGCTAATACCAATTTATATACTTCAAATCCCGTTTTCAGAGATGTAAACGGGAATCCTTACGGGATTTCCACCATCGTAGGACAGGAAATGACCAACCCGGTTGCTTATGTCCTTACCAGGTTAGGTAACTCAGATTATGCCGATGATTTCGTTGGAAATGCATTTCTTGAAATCTCACCTTTAGAGCAACTTACTTTCAGAACAAGTATTGGAGGTAACCTTGCATTTTGGGGAGGAGATTTTTATACCCCTGAGTATTTCCTTAGCCCAACTGTTGGCACTTCACAGAACAGCCTGAGCCGAAATACTAATAAAGGTTTCGGTTGGAATATTGAGAATACATTATCTTATGGAGACACTTTCGGGAAACATGATTTTACGTTGTTATTAGGACAGGGAACTTACGTTAATGGTATTAATAGTGGAACTTATACTATTTATCAAAACCTTCCAGTAACAAGTTTCAGAGACGCATCATTTAATTATGAGGTTCCGGTTTCCCAGAGAATTGGAAGTGCGTATACCGGCAATGAGCATAGAGTTATCTCACTGTTCTCACGTTTAAATTATAACTACGACGAAAAGTATCTCTTTACAGGAATTATAAGAAGGGATGGTTCCTCCAACTTTGGACCGAATAATAAATTCGGGATTTTCCCATCTTTCTCTGCTGGTTGGAATGTGTCAAATGAAGATTTCTGGAACCAGAATGAAACTGTAAATTCACTTAAACTTAGAGCTGGTTATGGAGTTACAGGGAATGATGCTATTGCGCCAAACGGTTATCTTGCTCTTATAAATGGTGGAAGAAATTATACTTTTGGGAGAACAGGAGACCAGATCTCAATTGGATACAGCCCAAATGCACCTGCCAACCCGGATCTTAAATGGGAAGAAACCTCACAGCTTAACATTGGGGCAGATGCCAGACTTTTCCAAAACCTGACCATGACGCTGGAGTATTATAAAAAGAAGACTTCAGGAATTCTTCAATATTTCGATATTCCTGGATATGTGGGAGCAACCGGAAGTCCTCTCGGTAACGTTGCTGATATGGAAAACCGTGGGGTAGAATTGGAATTAGGTTATAACCGGAAATTTGGAGATTTAAACTTCTCAGCAAATGGAAACGTTTCTTATCTTGAAAATGAAGTTACGTTCCTGGGAGAAGGTAAGGAATTTATTACCAACGGAGCGGCCGGCTTCCAGTCTATGGGGATATCACCCGGACGCAGGTTGGTCAAGCCTATAACTCTTTCTACGGATTCAGGACAGCAGGTATCTTCCAAACAAGGGAAGAAATCAACGCCTATAGAAATGGGAATGGAAATTTAA
- a CDS encoding RagB/SusD family nutrient uptake outer membrane protein, with product MKTHNFKLILIAFAVIFTMNSCSEDFLEVPVKGSNLESNYYKNETEAFAGLVAVYDVMRKYGGGFENMITFLNAGSDDFRAGGGNASDGIGIQSFDDFNITPTSMPQSYWSDFYQGIFRANFLLSKLPAVPMDENLKSRFTAETKALRALYYFELVRLFENIPLITRPLESSEFNNVPQVPPADVYNQIVADLLVAIDDLPPTIPGDQAGRFNKGAAQALLGKVYLQLGLNSEAAAQLREVNGTPGETNQYGNKLLENFGDLWVVDNKFNTESILEAAHTNASSSHWGNWGSGADEGNSVNTMVGPRSYSQLTNEAPDLPSGWSFNPVEPELYNLLENDPRFDATILDMQALVAAGAADYLPGYEDTGYFLKKFLPTQDDVTTGTGEPILNYRQNVYVIRLADTYLMEAEALGGTGARAQALLDAVRARVGLPSIQVSLTAIYAERRLELAGEGHRFFDLVRTGRAAQALGDEGYQPTVHYRLPIPYRETQNTIIEQNSGYQE from the coding sequence ATGAAAACACACAATTTCAAGTTGATATTAATTGCATTTGCAGTAATATTCACAATGAATTCCTGTAGTGAGGACTTTCTTGAGGTGCCTGTAAAAGGTTCTAATTTGGAATCCAACTACTATAAAAATGAAACCGAAGCTTTTGCAGGACTTGTGGCTGTCTATGATGTAATGCGCAAGTATGGCGGAGGTTTTGAAAACATGATCACTTTCCTGAATGCCGGGTCAGATGACTTTAGAGCAGGTGGTGGAAACGCCTCCGATGGGATAGGAATCCAAAGCTTTGACGATTTTAATATTACTCCCACTTCGATGCCTCAAAGTTACTGGAGCGATTTTTATCAGGGAATATTTAGAGCCAACTTTCTGCTTAGCAAGTTACCTGCCGTACCAATGGATGAGAATTTGAAATCCAGGTTTACAGCCGAGACTAAAGCTCTTCGTGCCTTGTACTATTTTGAGCTGGTAAGGCTTTTTGAAAATATTCCGTTGATCACAAGACCTTTGGAAAGCTCTGAGTTCAATAATGTTCCACAGGTTCCTCCAGCGGATGTTTATAACCAGATTGTTGCGGATCTTTTAGTGGCTATTGATGATCTTCCGCCTACAATTCCGGGAGACCAGGCGGGGCGTTTTAATAAAGGTGCAGCCCAGGCATTACTAGGAAAAGTTTATCTGCAATTGGGTTTAAATTCCGAAGCTGCAGCTCAACTTAGGGAAGTTAATGGAACTCCAGGAGAAACCAACCAGTATGGAAATAAACTTCTGGAGAATTTTGGAGATCTGTGGGTTGTAGATAATAAATTTAATACAGAATCTATCCTGGAAGCTGCTCATACTAATGCCTCCAGTTCCCATTGGGGTAACTGGGGAAGCGGTGCAGATGAAGGAAACTCAGTGAACACCATGGTAGGTCCAAGATCCTACTCACAGTTGACCAATGAAGCACCAGACCTGCCTTCAGGTTGGAGTTTTAATCCTGTTGAACCTGAATTATATAACCTCTTAGAGAACGATCCGCGTTTTGACGCAACTATTCTTGATATGCAGGCTCTTGTTGCTGCAGGGGCTGCAGATTATCTTCCAGGATACGAGGATACAGGTTACTTCCTGAAAAAATTTCTTCCAACACAGGACGATGTGACAACCGGAACCGGGGAACCAATCCTGAATTACAGACAAAACGTTTATGTAATTAGGTTAGCCGACACCTACCTTATGGAGGCAGAAGCTCTTGGAGGTACCGGAGCTAGAGCTCAGGCTTTGTTAGATGCTGTAAGAGCAAGAGTTGGATTGCCCAGTATTCAGGTTTCACTTACTGCTATTTATGCAGAGCGCAGGCTGGAATTGGCAGGGGAAGGGCACAGGTTCTTTGATCTTGTAAGAACTGGTAGAGCCGCTCAGGCTCTAGGGGATGAAGGTTATCAGCCAACGGTGCATTATAGATTACCAATTCCTTACAGGGAAA